A section of the Flavobacterium ardleyense genome encodes:
- a CDS encoding DNA-methyltransferase → MCKETIEFENIYVVEEPQLDLFAYSDENNLRDEFKIVSKNKELEFESIGRHTLLGNGNCVEYLKFLKSSTVDLILTDPPYNLGNFMHNRNTNLVKMRENQFAYAGWDNLSQEDWEKEMDVFFSESSRILKKRGALLLFMSLIKIETIIKLASKYKFYYKTTGIWHKTNPMPRNMNIHFVNSTEAWVYFIKDDTSGTFNNDGKLEHDFIETSLTTGKEKQFGKHPTQKPTKVIAHFINLLSNEEDVVLDPFMGSGTTGVCSRKLKRKFIGIELSDEYYELSKKRMLNE, encoded by the coding sequence ATGTGTAAAGAGACCATTGAATTTGAGAATATTTATGTAGTTGAAGAGCCACAGTTGGATTTGTTTGCTTATTCAGATGAAAATAATTTAAGGGATGAATTCAAAATAGTTTCTAAAAATAAAGAACTTGAATTTGAATCAATAGGCCGACATACTCTATTGGGAAATGGTAATTGTGTTGAGTATTTAAAATTCCTGAAATCTTCTACTGTAGATTTGATTTTAACAGATCCTCCATATAATCTTGGAAATTTTATGCATAACAGGAATACAAACCTTGTAAAAATGCGTGAAAATCAATTCGCATATGCAGGTTGGGACAATTTGTCTCAGGAAGATTGGGAAAAGGAAATGGACGTTTTTTTTAGCGAAAGTAGTAGAATTCTTAAAAAAAGAGGTGCTTTACTTTTGTTTATGTCACTAATTAAAATAGAAACAATTATAAAACTTGCATCAAAATACAAATTCTATTACAAGACAACAGGAATATGGCATAAAACTAATCCTATGCCTAGAAATATGAATATTCATTTTGTCAATTCGACGGAAGCTTGGGTTTACTTTATAAAGGATGACACTTCTGGAACTTTTAATAATGATGGCAAGTTGGAACACGATTTTATAGAGACGTCACTAACAACAGGCAAAGAGAAGCAATTTGGTAAACATCCGACACAAAAACCGACGAAAGTTATAGCACATTTTATTAATTTATTATCTAACGAAGAGGATGTTGTACTAGATCCATTTATGGGAAGTGGTACAACAGGTGTATGTTCTAGAAAATTAAAAAGAAAGTTCATTGGAATAGAATTAAGCGATGAATATTATGAACTTTCAAAAAAAAGAATGCTGAATGAGTAA
- a CDS encoding DNA cytosine methyltransferase, giving the protein MSKLKVADLFAGVGGLSQGFISKGFEIEFAIEHNKEIAYSYKLNHPKTIVYDEDISKIDLKLLKENHPKIDVIVGGPPCQGFSQKGKRLNIDDERNYLFKKFIDTVEIFKPKYFVLENVPNVLTTANGFFKDEIIKGFEKLGYAVNSTILNASDFGIPQNRKRAFFIGSLSGDLLEFPKPNNIKITIKDAIYDLPHLESGQGKEFFEYDKQPLSDYQKKLRSKSKGIYNHQSTKHSELAIERLKLIPKGKGKEVLPPEHRTKSIYSGTWTRLPEDGIAATITTRFDTPSSGLFTHPILNRCLTVREAARIQSFSDDFIFYGTKTIQMKQVGNAVPPLLASEIAKIIKKDIENELTK; this is encoded by the coding sequence ATGAGTAAGTTAAAAGTTGCAGATTTATTTGCTGGCGTTGGTGGATTATCGCAAGGTTTTATTTCAAAAGGATTTGAAATAGAATTTGCAATAGAACATAATAAGGAAATAGCATATTCTTATAAATTAAATCATCCCAAAACAATTGTTTACGATGAAGACATTTCAAAGATAGATTTAAAACTCCTCAAAGAAAACCATCCTAAAATCGATGTTATTGTTGGAGGTCCGCCTTGCCAAGGTTTTTCGCAAAAAGGTAAGAGATTAAATATTGATGATGAGAGAAATTATCTTTTTAAAAAGTTTATTGATACAGTTGAAATATTTAAACCAAAGTACTTTGTTTTAGAAAATGTGCCCAACGTTTTAACAACAGCAAATGGTTTTTTTAAAGATGAAATTATAAAAGGGTTTGAAAAATTAGGTTATGCAGTAAACTCAACCATATTAAATGCATCAGATTTTGGGATACCTCAGAATAGAAAAAGAGCTTTTTTTATTGGCTCATTAAGTGGAGATTTATTAGAATTTCCAAAACCTAATAATATTAAAATCACTATAAAGGACGCAATTTACGACCTTCCACATCTTGAGTCAGGGCAAGGCAAAGAGTTTTTTGAATATGATAAACAACCTTTATCAGACTATCAAAAAAAATTACGCAGTAAATCGAAAGGAATTTATAATCACCAATCTACTAAACATTCCGAATTAGCAATCGAGAGATTGAAGTTGATCCCGAAAGGAAAGGGAAAGGAAGTTCTACCTCCAGAGCATAGAACTAAATCAATTTATAGTGGAACTTGGACAAGATTGCCAGAAGATGGAATTGCCGCTACAATTACAACTAGATTTGACACACCGTCATCTGGCCTTTTTACGCATCCTATTTTAAATAGGTGCTTAACAGTTCGTGAAGCAGCAAGAATTCAATCTTTTTCAGATGATTTTATTTTCTATGGAACAAAAACAATACAAATGAAACAAGTCGGAAATGCCGTTCCACCTTTGTTAGCATCAGAAATAGCGAAAATAATTAAGAAAGACATAGAAAATGAACTTACCAAATAA
- a CDS encoding McrB family protein, with protein sequence MNLPNNVKRRIPIDPKLAVGSSLPKPKELIALTILLYLLNEEKEYLDYSVQSGNTINIKDELIDSMKNFFSSINGYNEQKIDDLRKDNPLVTMQLEPLQVSLQIVWKLAKVKAINSSSSSQERTGRVRVPKSLNFTSNLILLKSTLSDDNNAITELAKKVLYSWLFNESVEVENQNLESKLKTTLLILTEDTLYKTWLNDNTDVLFQQEGIYDLINNSTDAVDLKGAKEIKGTLRNLKSLYSHNLHPYLKVEGDNVSLRDQTSLDEYVNYRIKVANQLDLTPKNIEIVELERENEETNGPQNLENIPHQIIFFGSPGTGKSRTVENITRDKRIVRTTFHPETDYHSFVGSYKPVMDGISIKYEFVPQVFTKAYCNAWLNPKQPYFLIIEEINRGNCAQIFGDLFQCLDRDDNGFSKYDINCDKDLAKYLKAVFESSDNLDAVGEYKAKIQTEDFDKIILPNNLYILATMNTSDQSLFPMDSAFKRRWDWEFVPINYEDANSLKIVVGDSTYNWGNFIKNINPKIKELTGSEDKQLGNRFVNPKDGNITFDQFRSKVLFYLWSEVYKDEYGTQNSIFKFEENGEVKDFQFGDLYNENSTDLVKAFLTYNAIEVV encoded by the coding sequence ATGAACTTACCAAATAATGTAAAAAGACGAATTCCGATAGATCCAAAATTAGCTGTAGGGTCATCATTGCCTAAACCAAAAGAATTAATTGCATTAACAATTTTGTTATATCTCTTAAATGAAGAAAAGGAATATCTTGATTATTCAGTTCAGTCTGGCAATACTATTAATATTAAAGATGAATTGATTGATTCGATGAAAAATTTCTTTTCTTCCATTAATGGTTATAATGAGCAAAAAATCGATGACCTAAGAAAAGATAACCCGTTGGTTACAATGCAACTTGAACCTTTACAAGTTTCTCTTCAAATAGTTTGGAAACTTGCAAAAGTAAAGGCTATAAATTCTAGTTCTTCAAGTCAGGAAAGAACCGGAAGAGTTAGAGTTCCTAAATCATTAAATTTCACCTCTAATCTTATTTTACTCAAATCCACATTAAGTGACGATAATAATGCGATTACAGAACTTGCGAAAAAAGTTTTGTATTCTTGGCTTTTCAATGAATCTGTTGAAGTAGAAAATCAAAATTTAGAATCTAAGTTAAAGACAACTTTATTAATATTAACAGAAGATACTCTATACAAAACTTGGCTAAACGATAATACTGACGTTCTTTTCCAACAGGAAGGCATTTATGATTTAATAAACAATTCCACAGATGCAGTTGATTTAAAAGGAGCAAAAGAAATTAAAGGAACTTTAAGAAACTTAAAATCTCTTTATTCTCACAATTTGCATCCATACCTAAAAGTAGAAGGCGATAATGTTAGTTTAAGAGACCAGACTTCATTAGATGAATATGTAAATTATAGAATTAAAGTTGCTAATCAATTAGACTTGACACCAAAAAACATAGAGATTGTTGAATTAGAAAGAGAGAATGAGGAGACAAACGGTCCTCAAAATTTAGAGAATATCCCTCATCAAATCATTTTCTTCGGTTCTCCTGGAACAGGAAAAAGTAGAACTGTTGAAAATATTACGAGAGATAAAAGAATCGTAAGAACAACATTTCATCCTGAAACAGATTATCATTCTTTTGTTGGAAGTTATAAACCTGTAATGGATGGAATCAGCATAAAATACGAGTTTGTTCCGCAAGTATTTACGAAAGCATATTGCAATGCTTGGCTAAACCCGAAACAACCATATTTCTTAATTATTGAAGAAATCAACAGAGGAAACTGTGCTCAAATTTTTGGAGACTTATTTCAATGTTTAGATAGAGATGATAACGGCTTTTCAAAATATGACATTAATTGCGATAAGGATTTAGCAAAATATTTGAAAGCTGTATTTGAAAGCTCTGATAATTTAGATGCAGTAGGTGAATACAAAGCAAAAATCCAAACAGAAGATTTTGATAAAATCATTCTGCCAAACAATTTATACATTTTGGCAACAATGAATACATCTGACCAATCTTTATTTCCAATGGATAGTGCCTTCAAAAGACGTTGGGATTGGGAATTTGTACCAATTAATTATGAGGACGCAAATTCTTTAAAAATCGTTGTAGGAGATAGCACATATAACTGGGGTAACTTTATTAAAAACATCAATCCGAAAATTAAAGAACTAACAGGAAGTGAAGATAAACAACTTGGAAACCGCTTTGTAAATCCCAAAGATGGAAATATCACGTTTGATCAGTTTAGGTCTAAAGTGCTGTTTTATTTATGGTCTGAAGTATACAAAGATGAATACGGTACACAAAATTCAATATTTAAATTTGAAGAAAATGGAGAGGTAAAGGATTTTCAATTTGGTGATTTATACAATGAGAATTCAACAGATTTAGTAAAAGCTTTTTTGACTTATAACGCAATAGAAGTAGTATAA
- a CDS encoding LlaJI family restriction endonuclease, producing MIILFEEYQYKTEKLKQVLSERYFFPINSVYSKISYVGYYFNPLINDAVIIFPKVFINEYGLAFDEFEPETLVILTTEEKDILSKTGKDKIVFEISTWLYRAVQQFNKRHFYNSISENQFLNQVVTNLEEKSNTELDIILSLLKFYKESQTLFSFISKSAHSQQNKINWHKTINKKQPIIQNNTPIYLDLATTRKKVNYDEELLVLFYSTLYFIKGKYAFDFYPPQNYELIKGHQFENVLRKGCRYLKSIKDKYYSDKMISLYNLLYAFFERSEKTQSKKQIEEVLLIKDFNIVFEDMIDDLIGDSQLLPELKNHADGKQVDHIYKYKSLLFADEIYFVGDSKYYSPKNSVGKYSKAKQFTYAKNVIQYNIDLFNDHKLDKQLRYRENLTEGYNITPNFFISAFVNKDFDFSNSCLTEAGKPIMQKHFENRLFDRDTLIVQSYNINFLFVISAYLTNNSTLKTNFKNDTRKKFREKLVSFVNDKYHFYILEPKDNLFIEKHFKLLNGKIYKPSNLKEELILAFEKHDQTFILAKIEEDLKTKTEYNLT from the coding sequence ATGATTATCCTATTTGAAGAATATCAATACAAAACAGAAAAACTTAAACAAGTTTTATCTGAAAGATATTTCTTTCCAATCAATTCTGTTTACTCAAAAATTAGTTATGTCGGTTATTACTTTAATCCACTAATAAACGATGCTGTTATCATTTTTCCAAAGGTATTCATTAATGAATACGGTTTAGCTTTTGATGAATTTGAGCCTGAAACTTTAGTAATACTAACTACTGAAGAAAAGGATATTCTTTCAAAAACAGGAAAAGACAAAATTGTTTTTGAAATCTCAACTTGGCTATACAGAGCAGTTCAACAATTCAATAAACGCCATTTTTATAATTCAATTTCTGAGAATCAATTTTTGAATCAAGTTGTTACCAACCTTGAAGAAAAATCGAATACAGAACTTGATATTATTTTAAGTTTATTAAAATTCTATAAGGAAAGTCAGACTTTATTTTCGTTTATATCAAAATCTGCTCATTCACAACAAAATAAGATAAATTGGCATAAAACAATTAATAAAAAACAGCCAATTATTCAAAACAATACACCTATATATCTTGATTTAGCAACTACAAGAAAAAAAGTTAATTATGACGAAGAACTCTTAGTTCTTTTCTATTCAACCTTATATTTCATCAAAGGAAAATATGCTTTTGACTTTTATCCACCGCAAAATTATGAACTTATCAAAGGTCATCAATTTGAAAATGTTTTGCGTAAAGGTTGCAGATATTTAAAAAGTATCAAAGACAAGTACTATTCAGACAAAATGATTAGTTTGTATAATTTACTCTATGCTTTTTTTGAAAGAAGCGAAAAAACACAATCCAAAAAACAAATTGAAGAAGTTCTATTAATAAAAGATTTCAATATTGTATTTGAAGATATGATTGACGACTTAATCGGTGATAGTCAATTATTGCCTGAATTAAAAAATCACGCAGATGGAAAACAAGTTGATCATATTTATAAATATAAATCACTTTTATTTGCAGATGAAATTTATTTCGTTGGTGATAGTAAATATTACAGTCCAAAAAATAGCGTGGGGAAATATTCCAAGGCAAAGCAATTCACTTACGCCAAAAATGTAATTCAGTACAATATTGACTTATTTAATGATCATAAATTAGACAAGCAACTTAGGTATAGAGAAAATTTAACCGAAGGTTATAACATTACACCAAATTTCTTTATATCAGCTTTCGTAAATAAAGACTTTGACTTTTCAAATTCCTGCTTAACAGAAGCAGGGAAACCAATAATGCAGAAACATTTTGAAAATCGTTTGTTTGACCGTGATACATTAATTGTTCAGTCTTACAATATTAACTTTCTATTTGTTATATCGGCTTATTTAACTAACAATTCAACATTAAAGACAAACTTCAAAAATGACACACGTAAAAAGTTCAGAGAAAAATTAGTTTCATTTGTTAATGACAAATACCACTTTTACATTCTTGAACCAAAAGACAATTTATTTATTGAAAAACATTTTAAGCTTTTAAATGGTAAAATTTACAAACCGTCAAACTTAAAAGAGGAATTAATTTTAGCATTCGAAAAACACGACCAAACATTCATATTAGCAAAAATAGAAGAAGATCTAAAAACAAAAACAGAGTACAATTTAACATAG
- the prfA gene encoding peptide chain release factor 1: MLDRLQIVKQRFDEISDLIIQPAVIADQKRYVQLNQEYKNLKGLVAKREELVSLLSNIAEAKEILADGSDPEMNDMAKMQMEEANDRIPELEDEIKFMLIPKDAEDAKNVMVEIRAGTGGDEASIFAGDLFRMYTKYCENRGWRTSVVDMNEGTSGGFKEVIFEVTGEDVYGTLKFEAGVHRVQRVPQTETQGRVHTSAATVMVLPEAEEFDVQIDMNDVRVDFFCSSGPGGQSVNTTKSAVRLTHIPSGLIAQCQDQKSQHKNKDKAMGVLRSRLYEQELAKKEAEDATKRTSQVSSGDRSAKIRTYNYAQGRVTDHRIGLTLYDLGNIMNGEIQKIVDELQLVSNTEKLKEASEVF; the protein is encoded by the coding sequence ATGTTAGATAGACTACAAATAGTTAAGCAACGTTTTGACGAGATATCAGATTTAATTATTCAGCCTGCGGTAATTGCAGATCAGAAGCGCTATGTGCAACTTAATCAAGAGTATAAAAACTTGAAAGGACTTGTTGCAAAGCGTGAGGAACTAGTTTCACTGCTCTCAAATATTGCTGAGGCGAAGGAGATTCTTGCTGACGGAAGCGATCCTGAGATGAATGATATGGCCAAAATGCAGATGGAAGAGGCAAATGATCGTATTCCTGAATTGGAAGACGAGATCAAATTTATGCTGATTCCCAAAGATGCAGAAGACGCCAAAAACGTGATGGTCGAAATTCGTGCAGGTACTGGTGGAGACGAAGCGAGTATTTTTGCCGGAGACTTGTTCAGAATGTATACTAAATACTGTGAAAACCGCGGATGGAGAACATCAGTGGTGGATATGAATGAAGGTACTTCGGGAGGATTCAAAGAGGTGATTTTTGAAGTTACCGGCGAGGATGTTTACGGAACTTTGAAGTTTGAGGCAGGTGTACACCGAGTGCAGCGTGTTCCTCAGACAGAAACTCAAGGTCGAGTTCATACTTCTGCAGCCACGGTTATGGTACTTCCAGAAGCGGAGGAATTTGATGTACAGATAGATATGAACGATGTGAGAGTAGATTTTTTCTGTTCGTCAGGGCCTGGAGGTCAGTCGGTGAATACTACAAAATCTGCGGTGAGATTGACCCACATTCCTTCGGGATTGATCGCGCAATGTCAAGATCAGAAATCGCAGCATAAGAATAAAGATAAGGCGATGGGCGTTTTGCGTTCAAGACTTTACGAGCAGGAACTTGCCAAAAAAGAGGCTGAAGATGCTACTAAGAGAACATCACAAGTGAGCTCTGGTGACCGTTCTGCAAAAATTAGAACCTACAATTATGCACAAGGTCGTGTTACAGATCACCGAATTGGTCTGACCCTTTACGATCTTGGAAATATTATGAATGGTGAAATCCAGAAGATTGTAGACGAACTTCAGTTGGTAAGCAATACCGAAAAATTGAAAGAAGCGAGCGAAGTTTTCTAA
- a CDS encoding adenosylcobalamin-dependent ribonucleoside-diphosphate reductase, which yields MENVIAAEKSTKYTNDQAFKASLDYFKGDDLAARVWLNKYALKDSDGNIYELSPNDMHRRIASEIARIEVRYPNAMSEDEIFDLIKDFNYIIPQGSPMTGIGNPYQIASLSNCFVIGNGSKSDSYGGIMKIDQEQVQLMKRRGGVGHDLSHIRPKGSAVKNSALTSTGLVPFMERFSNSTREVAQDGRRGALMLSVSINHPDSEDFIDAKLEQGKITGANVSVRIDDAFMRAVKNDEKYTQKYPIHSDNPAFTKDVEARRIWSKIVHNAWKSAEPGILFWDTIINESLPDCYANLGYETVSTNPCGEIPLCPYDSCRLLAINLFAYVNNPFTKEASFDFELFKKHVNKAQRMMDDIIDLELEKIDAILAKINADPEDEEIKRTERNLWTEIRIKAEEGRRTGVGITAEGDMLAALGIRYASEEGTAFSVEVHKTLALAAYRASVEMAAERGAFAIYDSKREENNPFLMRIKDADPALYNDMMEHGRRNIALLTIAPTGSTSLMTQTTSGIEPVFMPVYKRRRKVNPNDKDVRIDFVDEVGDSWEEYVVFHHNFKLWMEINNLDTTINYSNEELDVIIEKSPYYKSTSNDVDWLSKVKMQGAIQKWIDHSISVTINVPNDATEDLVDQLYRTAWEEGCKGVTVYRDGSRSGVLISNETKKEEKPETEGLTTTPILFTSKRPQILEADIVRFQNNKEKWIAFIGILDDRPYEIFTGLSDDEDGILIPRWVTEGSIIKNRNEDGSSRYDFQYKNLRGYKTTIEGLSHKFDPEYWNYAKLISGTLRHGMPIQNVVDLINSLQLSTESINTWKNGVARALKKYVPDGTEIAGQKCSNCSSTQLMYQEGCLTCKNCGSSKCG from the coding sequence ATGGAAAATGTTATTGCTGCAGAAAAATCTACAAAATATACTAACGATCAAGCTTTTAAGGCGTCTTTAGATTACTTTAAAGGGGATGATTTGGCCGCTAGAGTGTGGCTTAATAAGTATGCTTTAAAAGATTCTGATGGAAATATCTACGAATTATCTCCAAACGATATGCACCGTCGTATTGCAAGTGAGATTGCAAGAATTGAAGTTCGCTATCCAAATGCAATGAGCGAAGATGAAATTTTTGACCTAATCAAGGATTTCAATTATATCATTCCGCAAGGAAGTCCAATGACTGGAATTGGAAATCCTTATCAAATAGCTTCTTTGTCAAATTGTTTCGTAATTGGTAATGGATCAAAAAGTGATTCTTACGGCGGAATTATGAAAATTGACCAAGAGCAAGTCCAACTAATGAAACGCCGTGGTGGAGTAGGACACGATCTTTCTCACATTCGTCCAAAAGGATCGGCGGTAAAAAATTCAGCATTAACTTCTACAGGTCTTGTGCCGTTTATGGAGCGTTTCTCAAATTCAACTAGAGAAGTAGCGCAAGATGGTCGTCGTGGAGCTTTGATGTTGTCAGTTTCTATAAACCACCCAGATTCAGAAGATTTTATCGATGCCAAATTAGAGCAAGGTAAAATCACCGGAGCAAACGTATCGGTTCGTATTGACGACGCCTTTATGAGAGCGGTAAAAAATGACGAAAAATATACTCAAAAATATCCTATTCACAGCGATAATCCTGCCTTCACAAAAGATGTGGAAGCTCGTAGAATTTGGTCAAAAATTGTCCACAATGCTTGGAAATCTGCAGAGCCAGGAATCTTGTTTTGGGATACAATTATCAATGAATCATTGCCTGACTGCTACGCAAATCTAGGTTACGAAACTGTTTCTACAAATCCTTGTGGCGAAATTCCACTATGTCCTTATGATTCTTGCCGTCTTCTTGCAATCAATTTATTTGCTTACGTAAACAATCCGTTTACAAAAGAAGCTTCGTTTGATTTTGAACTTTTCAAAAAACACGTGAACAAAGCGCAACGAATGATGGATGACATCATCGATCTTGAATTGGAGAAAATTGATGCAATTCTAGCAAAAATTAATGCCGATCCCGAAGATGAAGAAATCAAAAGAACAGAACGTAATCTTTGGACAGAAATCAGAATCAAAGCTGAAGAAGGAAGAAGAACAGGGGTTGGAATCACTGCCGAAGGTGATATGCTTGCCGCTTTGGGAATTAGATATGCTAGCGAAGAAGGAACTGCTTTCTCTGTAGAAGTACACAAAACTCTAGCACTAGCTGCCTACAGAGCTTCTGTAGAAATGGCTGCCGAAAGAGGTGCTTTTGCAATATATGATTCAAAAAGAGAAGAGAACAATCCATTTTTAATGAGAATTAAAGATGCCGATCCAGCTTTATACAACGATATGATGGAGCACGGTCGTAGAAATATTGCACTTCTTACAATTGCGCCAACAGGAAGTACAAGTTTGATGACTCAGACAACTTCGGGAATTGAGCCGGTATTTATGCCAGTTTACAAAAGAAGAAGAAAAGTTAATCCAAACGATAAAGATGTTCGTATTGATTTTGTCGATGAAGTAGGAGATTCTTGGGAAGAGTATGTTGTATTTCACCATAATTTTAAATTATGGATGGAAATAAACAACTTAGATACGACTATCAATTATTCTAACGAAGAGTTGGATGTGATTATAGAGAAATCACCTTACTATAAATCAACTTCAAATGATGTTGATTGGTTGAGTAAAGTGAAAATGCAAGGAGCAATTCAGAAATGGATTGACCACTCAATTTCAGTGACAATCAACGTTCCGAATGACGCTACCGAAGATTTAGTAGATCAGTTATACAGAACAGCTTGGGAAGAAGGATGTAAAGGAGTTACTGTTTACAGAGATGGTTCAAGATCTGGAGTTTTGATTTCGAATGAAACTAAGAAAGAGGAAAAGCCTGAAACCGAAGGCTTGACAACTACTCCAATACTTTTCACTTCCAAGAGACCTCAAATTCTAGAAGCTGACATCGTAAGATTTCAGAATAATAAAGAAAAATGGATTGCTTTTATCGGAATCCTTGACGATCGTCCTTATGAAATTTTCACCGGATTATCTGATGACGAAGATGGAATTTTGATTCCAAGATGGGTAACCGAAGGAAGCATTATCAAAAATAGAAACGAAGATGGCAGCAGCCGTTATGACTTTCAATATAAAAACTTGAGAGGGTACAAAACCACAATCGAAGGTTTATCTCATAAATTTGATCCAGAATACTGGAACTACGCTAAATTGATTTCTGGGACTTTACGTCACGGAATGCCAATTCAGAATGTTGTAGATCTTATTAATAGTTTACAATTAAGCACTGAATCCATTAATACGTGGAAAAATGGTGTTGCTAGAGCATTAAAGAAATATGTTCCAGACGGAACAGAAATCGCTGGTCAGAAATGTTCCAACTGTAGCTCAACTCAATTGATGTATCAAGAAGGTTGTCTTACTTGCAAAAACTGTGGTTCGTCAAAATGCGGATAA
- a CDS encoding aminoacyl-histidine dipeptidase: MSQEIRNLEPKVLWNKFADLNAVPRPSKKEERVIEFMKQFGESLGLETFEDEIRNVIIRKPATAGMENRKPIVLQGHLDMVHQKNADTNFDFDTQGIDMYVDGDWVRARGTTLGADNGLGVAAIMAVLESKDLAHPAIEALFTIDEETGMTGALNLKGGILQGEILLNLDTEEDNEIDIGCAGGIDVTATRGYEEEETPENSVGYKISVKGLNGGHSGMDIHKGLGNANKIMNRLLFDGFENFGLQIAEVDGGSLRNAIPRESNATVIISGIYDEAFVFDMQEVIGDIKSELHTMEPNLSITIEKCDTPAKVMALGVQEGVVRAIYAAHNGVYRMSPDMEDLVETSNNVARVVIKDGTVEIKCLTRSSVESSKMDLANALRSAFELTGCEVEFGGSYPGWTPNVNSEILDVLVDIYQKQNTDKPDVVACHAGLECGILGTNYPDMDMISFGPTIKGAHSPDERASIKSSQKFWKYLVEILENIPVKN, translated from the coding sequence ATGAGTCAAGAAATTAGAAATTTAGAGCCAAAAGTGCTTTGGAATAAGTTTGCAGATTTGAATGCAGTTCCTCGCCCTTCCAAAAAAGAGGAAAGAGTAATTGAGTTTATGAAACAATTTGGAGAGAGTTTAGGTTTAGAAACTTTTGAAGATGAAATTCGCAATGTAATTATCAGAAAGCCTGCCACTGCGGGAATGGAAAATCGCAAGCCTATTGTTTTGCAAGGTCACTTGGATATGGTGCATCAAAAAAATGCCGATACAAATTTTGATTTTGACACTCAAGGAATCGATATGTATGTTGATGGTGACTGGGTTCGCGCTCGTGGAACAACTTTAGGTGCAGATAACGGACTTGGAGTTGCAGCGATTATGGCAGTTTTGGAAAGTAAAGATCTTGCGCATCCTGCAATCGAAGCTTTGTTTACAATTGACGAAGAAACTGGAATGACGGGAGCTTTGAATCTTAAAGGTGGAATTCTGCAAGGAGAAATACTTTTAAATCTTGATACAGAAGAAGATAACGAAATTGATATTGGTTGTGCCGGAGGAATTGATGTAACGGCTACTCGCGGGTACGAGGAAGAAGAAACACCAGAAAATTCAGTTGGATATAAAATCTCGGTGAAAGGTCTTAACGGAGGTCACTCCGGGATGGATATTCACAAAGGATTGGGGAATGCCAACAAAATTATGAACCGTTTATTATTTGATGGGTTTGAAAACTTCGGACTTCAGATTGCAGAAGTTGATGGAGGAAGTTTGAGAAATGCGATTCCGAGAGAAAGTAATGCCACCGTAATTATTTCGGGGATTTATGACGAAGCTTTCGTTTTTGATATGCAGGAAGTAATTGGCGATATCAAATCTGAATTGCATACAATGGAGCCAAATCTTTCGATTACCATCGAAAAATGCGATACTCCAGCAAAAGTGATGGCTCTAGGAGTTCAAGAAGGAGTTGTTAGAGCAATTTATGCAGCACACAACGGAGTTTACAGAATGAGTCCAGATATGGAAGATCTTGTAGAAACTTCTAATAATGTTGCCAGAGTTGTTATTAAAGACGGAACTGTAGAAATTAAATGTCTAACCAGATCATCTGTAGAAAGTTCAAAAATGGATTTGGCCAATGCGCTTCGTTCTGCTTTTGAATTAACTGGATGCGAAGTTGAATTTGGCGGATCTTATCCAGGATGGACTCCAAATGTAAATTCTGAAATTTTGGATGTATTAGTTGATATTTATCAGAAACAAAATACCGATAAACCAGATGTTGTAGCTTGTCACGCAGGTCTAGAATGTGGAATTTTAGGAACGAATTATCCAGATATGGATATGATCTCTTTTGGACCAACGATCAAAGGAGCTCACTCTCCAGATGAACGTGCATCTATAAAATCATCTCAAAAATTCTGGAAATATCTTGTAGAAATTTTAGAAAATATTCCTGTAAAAAATTAG